The segment ATCGAAGATGATCTCTTCATCAGCAGATTTGGTGCAAGCAAAGGCATGGGCTTTGTGCATGTGGCTGTCTCTGACAATGGCATTGGCATTGATGCTGAAACAATCCAATATATTTTTGACCCCTACTTTACAACCAAAGAGCAAGGTAAAGGCACTGGGCTGGGATTGGCAATGATTTTTGGCACTGTGAAGTCTCATAATGGCTATATTGATGTAGAGAGTGAACCGGGGTTGGGAAGCACCTTTCACCTCTACCTGCCAGTGATTCAGGCGTCACTACATCAGCCTGAGGATAAAGCAAGTAGGGAGGAGACCTTCAATGGCAACATGGAAACCATTCTCTTTGTAGATGATAATGATGAAATTAATGAAGGTATGACGACCGTGATTCGAGACCTGAATTATCGGGTGTTAAGCTGCTCCAATGGCAAGGAGGGGCTAGAGCTATATAAGCAGCATCTTGATGAGATCTCTCTGGTGGTTATGGATGTTGTGATGCCGGTGATGAGTGGCCCTGAGGCGGCTAAAACGATGCGGGAGATCAATCCCGATGTGAAGATCATTTTAATCTCTGGTTATGACCTCTCCCATGAACTCGACGATGAGATCAATCATGATGAGCTGATCCATAAGCCATTCTCTATTCGTAAGATCAGTGAGACCATCTATAGGACCATTTATGCGTGAATGCTTCTGCCTGAGAAAGGGATGTAAACCATTTGAGCTGTTTTGTGTAATGAGACTCTCACTAACAGAGAAGATAAGTCGTGACGATTGAGTATCATATCGATGATGAAACTGGTGTTGTCTTTACACGCCTAATCGGACGCGTTGAAATCAATGACTTCGTTGAGCATCAAAGAAGATTGGCAGAAGATGACAATTTCAATGGCAATGGCTGTGAACTGATTGATACAACTAGCGGGAGTGTTGGTGAGGGGCTGGGGTTCAGGTCATTCTCACAAATTTCAGATACAAGTCCTTGGCTGCCTGATGCACGCAGGGCAATCGTGGTTTCAAGCAATCTCACCTATGGGCTGGCAAATGTGTTTAGTATGATCATGGGCAGAGAGCATGGTGAGATTGCGGTGTTTAAAGATATTGATGCTGCCTCTGCATGGCTTGGCATTGATCGTTCCTGAAACAGTTAACTAATCTAGCAGCGCTCTTATATGCTGGCTGATAATATTGATTGAGAAAAACGGGGTCAGGCATGAGTTGTTGAGTTGCTTGATATTCTGGGGCCGCATTACTTAATTCTCCTCCATCATCATGACCAGCAGATCGGTGGGGCCGGGGTCGATTCCGGCCTGGAAGAGGAGGGTAGTGGCCTGGCCGCGGTGGTGGGTCTGGTGGTTGAAAAAGTGCTGCAATAACTCACCCAAAGCGCGCTGCTGTTTCTCGCCTGCGAAGTTGCGGTAGCGGATCGGTTCTGCGAGTAGCTTATCTGTCCAGGTTTCGGAAAAATCGAGGATCAGGCCATCGAGTGCGCGGCGGTTGTCGGTGAGTTCGGAGAAATCATCAAAGAGGATTTCACGCAGGGAGGCGGGGGTAGGGAACTCGGTGAGCGGGTGGGCCAGAGCTTCGCGGCAGTCAGGATTGGTGGCAAAGCGGTGCAGCCAGAAGAGATCGGCAATCAGGATATGGTTGAGGGTGCCAAGGATCGAACCGAAATAGGCATCACGATCCTCTGCGATGGCATCGGCAGGCAGCTCTTTTACTTTCGCAAACAGCTTGTCGTTCATCCAGTGGTTATAACGTGCCATGTTCTGTAACAACTCAATCATTCAAAACTTAACCAGAGGGAAAAGTAGCTCCTGCTACCCTAAAGCGTCCATTGCAATGGCTGTAGCATAGCACACCTGAAATATTCTGCTGTCCCCCAAATGGGGGACAGCACTAGTTCACCACACCCCCGGAAGAAGACGAAAGCGCACCCGCTGGCAGTAATCGCTATAACCCTGCAGCTCATCTTGCAGGGTTTTCTCTTCAAAGCGGATGCGGATCAGGAAGATCGAAGAGAGCAGAATGCCAAAGGGCAGTGTCCAGAGTGAACCCAGCGCCAGTGGCAGACAGATATTCATGGTGATGAAACCGGTGTACATGGGGTGGCGAACATAGGCGTAGGGGCCGGAATCGATCACCTGATGATTACGCTCACGTTGTATCTCAACTATCGGTGATGCGAAGCTGTTCTCCTGCATCACCCGCAGAATCAGCCATAGTGCCCAGCTCACGCCTGCAAAACCGATAATCTCAATAGCCAGCGGCATATCCGACCAGCCGAAACGTATGGCATCGAGACCGGGGAGTAAGAGGAAGGGGATAAACAGTAGTGTGAATAGCAGTGCAAACAGCTTGTCCCGTTGTTGCATCGATGGATTCAGGACTCTCATGCGGCTTTTGAGCAGGGCCGGATCATGCTTTTTCAGCCAGAGGGTCATGCGCAATGAGTAGGTGAATTGCACGATGATATAGGTCCAGGCCTCAGGCCAGTTAAACGTGCCAGCCGTGCCGAACAGGATGGCGGCGATCAGGCCGAAGCCGAGAATAAAGCGGGTGATCACTCTCGCCGTTGATATATCTCCGCCGCGCATCAGCTCATTAAACATCTTCTTCATATTACGAGCATAAACCATTTTACCGTTTTGCAGAGCTATTGATTGTTCAGACAGGTCGACGCTTCAACCCTTCTCATCCGGCAACTGGAGGCGGATTTTGCGTATCTCTGGAAGCAGCTCGAAAAAGAGATCGATCAGTTCGGGATCAAAATGGGCTCCGCGTTCGTTTTGCAGAAGCTCGAGAACTTTTTCCTCTGGCCAGGCCGGTTTGTATATTCGTTCGGAGGAGAGGGCATCATAGACATCGACAATGGCGACGATTCGGGCAGATATGGGAATGGCTTCACCGGCAAGCTGATTGGGGTAACCCTGACCATTCCACTTCTCATGATGGCCAATGGCGATCTGGTGGGCCATCTCAATCATCCGAATCTCACTACTTTTAAGCATCTCACCACCGATAAAAGCGTGGCGCTCCATGATCCTGCGCTCTTCAGTATCCAGCCTGCCGGGTTTCAACAACACGTAATCGGGAATGCCAACCTTGCCGATGTCATGCATGGGAGCAGCAAGGCGGATATCGTCTAGATCTTGCAGACTCCAGCCCAATGCTTTGGCTATAAGTTCTGAATAGAGACCGATACGGCGGATATGGGCACCAGTCTCCTCATCGCGCCAGTTGGATACATCCAGCAGCCGGTGGGCCAGCTCCTCCTCACCCTTGCGAATCAGTGCTGTGCGGCGATGCACCTCCAGCTCCAGTTCATCTTTGCTGAGCATGTTTTCGCGTGCCAACTGGTGTATCTGTTGCTGGCGGGTATATGACTCACCCAGATGTTCCAGCAACAGCAGCGGTTTACCATCGGAGTGCATTGCCCGCGCAGCCAGTG is part of the Mariprofundus sp. NF genome and harbors:
- a CDS encoding HD domain-containing phosphohydrolase; protein product: MKIALHSLFSSMDILLLERIGEDRFLVLAPPPAWTGKLSQTGFKVGSEVSLSEDFLVLDTFFPDAEDLWISGREGTISCDPWIQSDAEGREWPLAARAMHSDGKPLLLLEHLGESYTRQQQIHQLARENMLSKDELELEVHRRTALIRKGEEELAHRLLDVSNWRDEETGAHIRRIGLYSELIAKALGWSLQDLDDIRLAAPMHDIGKVGIPDYVLLKPGRLDTEERRIMERHAFIGGEMLKSSEIRMIEMAHQIAIGHHEKWNGQGYPNQLAGEAIPISARIVAIVDVYDALSSERIYKPAWPEEKVLELLQNERGAHFDPELIDLFFELLPEIRKIRLQLPDEKG
- a CDS encoding DinB family protein, encoding MIELLQNMARYNHWMNDKLFAKVKELPADAIAEDRDAYFGSILGTLNHILIADLFWLHRFATNPDCREALAHPLTEFPTPASLREILFDDFSELTDNRRALDGLILDFSETWTDKLLAEPIRYRNFAGEKQQRALGELLQHFFNHQTHHRGQATTLLFQAGIDPGPTDLLVMMMEEN
- a CDS encoding isoprenylcysteine carboxylmethyltransferase family protein; this encodes MKKMFNELMRGGDISTARVITRFILGFGLIAAILFGTAGTFNWPEAWTYIIVQFTYSLRMTLWLKKHDPALLKSRMRVLNPSMQQRDKLFALLFTLLFIPFLLLPGLDAIRFGWSDMPLAIEIIGFAGVSWALWLILRVMQENSFASPIVEIQRERNHQVIDSGPYAYVRHPMYTGFITMNICLPLALGSLWTLPFGILLSSIFLIRIRFEEKTLQDELQGYSDYCQRVRFRLLPGVW